In Miscanthus floridulus cultivar M001 unplaced genomic scaffold, ASM1932011v1 fs_131_7_8, whole genome shotgun sequence, one DNA window encodes the following:
- the LOC136530442 gene encoding uncharacterized protein: MAGEGERTPPQSPRSKALLQHFERKVRLHAEHLDEDVRVTNERLGQLETAQIETNTKLASLEGTLGSVNTSLVGVLERLERMEQNRCDGFERRNHNNNNTMGSAAGHDEEEYAADTELDEELNGHRRIEQHRRRHETGPRRPRQEVRTDDSFGKIKFTIPAFDGRYNPDMYLSWELAVDQKFTCHDFPEDKRVRAATSEFTDFASVWWSEYHRKNPNNTPTWDALKRVMRARFVPSYYSRDLLHKLQQLRQGSKSVEEYYQELQMGMLRCRLEENEDGAIARFMGGLNREIQDILAYKEYNSVNRLFHLACKAEREVQGRRASMRANIPAGRASPWTPSNAAAPSTRAPPQSSSTIKPRSSTTNSVPCPSEPTRGATATSAKSSSSVVSTGRTRDIQCLRCKGYGHIRKDCPSTRVMVVRADGGYSSASDFDEETYALLAANNVAEGDDFQQDEEHIGAEAAEHYESLVVQRVLSAQMERAEQNQRHTLFQTKCVIKERSCRVIIDGGSCNNLASAEMVKKLLLSTKPHPQPYYIQWLNSSGKVKVTRLVRVEFAIGSYHDSIDCDVVPMQACSMLLGRPWQFDKDSLHFGKTNQYSFVHNDKKIVLHPMSPEAILRDELARASKLKNQAVASENQIVANELEKHKKKSSKSVHHNKNEIKLKGSCYFATKSDLDEIDASTTVCYALVCKETLFSLEDTSISLPPAVTNLLQEYADVFPKEVPPGLPPIRGIEHQIDLIPGASLPNRAPYRTNPDETKEIQRQVQELLNKGYVRESLSPCAVPVLLVPKKDGSWRMCVDCRAINNITIRYRHPIPRLDDMLDELSGSIVFSKIDLRSGYHQIRMKLGDEWKTAFKTKFGLYEWLVMPFGLTNAPSTFMRLMNEVLRSFIGRFVVVYFDDILIYSRSLEEHLDHLRAVFNALRDAHLFGNLEKCTFCTDRVSFLGYVVTPQGIEVDQAKVEAIHSWPVPCTVTQVRSFLGLASFYRRFVKDFSTIAAPLHELTKKGATFTWAATQQDAFNTLKDKLTHAPLLQLPDFNKTFELECDASGIGLGGVLLQEGKPVAYFSEKLSGPSLNYSTYDKELLALVRTLETWQHYLWPKEFVIHSDHESLKHIRSQAKLNRRHAKWVEFIESFPYVIKHKKGKENIIADALSRRYTMLSQLDFKIFGLETIKEQYAHDNDFKDVLLNCQEGKTWNRFILTDGFVFRANKLCIPASS, from the coding sequence atggcaggagaaggtgaaaggacccctccacaatcacctcgatcaaaagccttgctgcaacactttgaacgcaaagtgaggctccatgctgaacaccttgatgaggatgttcgtgtcaccaatgagcgccttggtcaattggagacggctcagattgagaccaacaccaagttggcttccttggaaGGCACTCTTGGTTCTGTTAATACATCTCTTGTAGGTGTCTTGGAGCGATTGGAGAGGATGGAACAGAATCGCTGTGATGGTTTCGAACgacgcaatcacaacaacaacaacaccatgggcagtgctgctggtcatgatgaagaagaatatgcagcGGACACTGAGCTTGATGAGGAGCTGAATGGTCATCGACGCATCGAACAACATCGCCGCCGCCATGAGACAGGTCCTCGCCGACCACGGCAAGAGGTACGTACCGATGACTCATTTGGCAAGATTAAATTCACCATACCTGCTTTTGATGGGAGGTATAATCCTGATATGTACCTTAGTTGGGAATTAGCTGTTGATCAGAAATTTACTTgccatgatttccctgaggacaaacgtgttagggctgcaactagtgagtttactgactttgcctctgtttggtggtctgaataccatcgtaagaacccaaataacacaccaacttgggatgctttgaaacgggtcatgcgggccagatttgttccttcttattattcccgtgatcttttacataagttgcaacaattgaggcaaggatccaaatctgtagaagaatactatcaaGAGCTACAAATGGGTATGCTTCGTTGCAGGCTAGAGGAAAATGAGGATGGTGCCATAGCTAGATTTATGGGTGGGCTGAACCGGGAGATTCAGGATATTCTAGCTTATAAGGAATATAATTCTGTCAATCGTTTATTtcaccttgcttgtaaagctgaacgagaagtgcagggacgacgagctAGCATGAGGGCTAACATTCCTGCAGGTCGTGCTAGCCCGTGGACACCCTCCAATGCTGCTGCACCGTCAACGCGTGCACCCCCACAATCTTCCTCGACCATCAAGCCACGCTCCTCTACAACAAATTCTGTACCATGCCCAAGTGAACCAACTAGAGGAGCAACGGCTACATCTGCCAAGAGTTCATCCTCGGTGGTATCCACGGGGAGAACAAGGGATATTCAGTGCCTACGCTGCAAAGGATATGGCCACATACGCAAGGACTGCCCAAGCACACGTGTGATGGTTGTGCGAGCTGATGGTGggtattcctctgctagtgattttgatgaagaaacatatgctttgcttgctgctaacaatgtagcggaaggagatgatttccaacaagacgaagagcacattggggctgaagctgctgagcactatgagagcctcgtggtgcagcgggtgctaagtgcccaaatggagagggctgagcaaaatcagcgccacactttgtttcaaaccaagtgtgtgatcaaggaacgctcttgccgtgtgatcatagatggaggaagctgcaacaacttggcaagtgctgaaatggtgaagaagcttttgttgagcacaaaaccacacccgcagccttactacattcagtggcttaacagcagcggcaaggtgaaggtaacacgattggtaagggtagagtttgccattggttcttatcatgattccattgactgcgatgttgtgcctatgcaagcatgctctatgttgttaggtagaccatggcagtttgataaagattccttgcactttggtaaaacaaatcaatactcttttgtgcataatgacaagaagattgtgttgcaccccatgtcccctgaggctattctaagagatgaacttgctagagctagcaaacttaagaatcaggctgttgctagtgaaaatcagattgtcgctaatgaacttgagaaacataagaagaagtctagcaaatctgttcatcataataaaaatgagatcaagctgaaaggctcttgttactttgccaccaaatctgatttggatgagattgatgctagtactactgtttgctatgctttggtttgcaaagaaactttattttcactcgaagatacatctatttctttgcctcctgctgtcactaatcttttgcaggagtatgccgatgtttttccaaaggaggtaccaccggggctgccaccaattcgAGGGATTGAACACCAGATTGACCTCATCCCTGGGGCTTCCTTGCCTAATCGTGCGCCGTATAGGACCAACCCGGATGAGACAAAAGAGATTcagagacaagtacaagaattgctcaacaaaggttatgtgcgtgagtctcttagcccttgtgccgttcctgtgcttttagttcctaagaaggatggatcatggcgcatgtgtgttgattgtagagcgataaacaacatcacaatcagatatcgtcatcctattccaaggttagatgatatgcttgatgaattgagtggctcaattgtgttctctaaaattgatttgcgtagtggttaccaccagattcgtatgaagctaggagatgaatggaaaacagcgtttaaaactaagtttggtttatatgaatggcttgtcatgccctttggattgactaatgcacccagcactttcatgagattaatgaacgaggttttacgCTCTTTTATTGGCAGATTCGTGGTGgtatactttgatgacatcttgatatatagtagatcattagaggaacatcttgatcatttgcgtgccgttttcaatgctctacgggatgcacacttgtttggcaatcttgagaagtgcaccttttgcacagatcgagtttcttttcttggatatgttgtgacaccgcagggaatcgaagttgatcaagccaaggttgagGCCATACACAGCTGGCCTGTTCCCTgcacggtcacacaagtgcggagttttctaggacttgCTAGTTTCTACCGtcgatttgtgaaggacttcagcaccattgcagccccgctgcatgaactcaccaagaagggtgcaaccttcacttgggctgcaacccaacaggatgctttcaacacgctcaaagataagttaactcatgcacctttactccaacttcctgatttcaacaaaacctttgagcttgaatgtgatgctagtggaattgggttGGGTGGTGTGCTGTTACAAGAGGGGAAACCTGTGGCGTATTTCAGTGAAAAGTTGAGtggccctagtttgaactattctacttatgataaggaattgcttgctctagttcggactttggaaacatggcagcattatttgtggcccaaagagtttgtcatacattctgatcatgaatctttgaaacacatccgtagtcaagcaaaactgaaccgtagacatgccaagtgggttgaattcatcgagtcctttccttatgtcatcaaacacaaaaaggggaaggaaaatataattgctgatgctttgtctagacgttaCACCATGCTTTCACAACTTGACTTTAAAATCTTTGGTTTGGAAACTATTAAGGAACAATATGCACATGACAATGATTTCAAAGATGTATTGCTGAATTGCCAAGAGGGGAAAACATGGAACAGATTCATCCTTACCGACGGGTTTgtctttagagctaacaagctatgcattccagctagctct